The following are encoded in a window of Hippoglossus stenolepis isolate QCI-W04-F060 chromosome 10, HSTE1.2, whole genome shotgun sequence genomic DNA:
- the LOC124852596 gene encoding uncharacterized protein LOC124852596: FKGNKGDLIEIFRDGPYQHWAVYIGKNEVVHFTTDGGQSSGSLELLSSNGKVKIEKFADVVGNDSYKVNNLLDDTYKARMPMTIVKEARAMVDSERSYNVATYNCEHFATEMRYGEVKAKPGDLIEIFRWGYQHWAVYIGENEVVHLVNEGGQSSGSSANPSSSTGKVKREKLAKVVGNHRYQVNNLLDDMYKARMPMTIVKEACEMVGSELQYNVATYNCEHFATEMRYDKAESRQFKGKPGDLIKIFRDGPYQQWAVYIGENEVVHFTTDGGDSSGSSELLSSSTGKVKREKLTDVVGNHRHQVNNLLDDIYEAREPSIIVEEARAMEDSEYTVDTYNCAHFAIEMRYGKAESLQVIKALIAGFSALAI; the protein is encoded by the exons tttaaaggaaataaaggaGACCTGATCGAGATCTTCCGTGATGGACCCTATCAGCACTGGGCCGTCTACATCGGAAAGAATGAAGTGGTTCATTTCACTACAGACG gtggtCAGTCATCTGGCTCGTTGGAGCTTCTGAGCAGCAATGGAAAGGTGAAGATTGAGAAGTTCGCCGATGTGGTCGGCAATGACAGTTACAAAGTCAACAATCTGCTGGATGACACGTACAAGGCTCGTATGCCTATGACCATAGTGAAGGAGGCACGTGCGATGGTGGACAGCGAGCGATCATACAACGTTGCCACTTACAACTGTGAGCACTTTGCTACCGAGATGCGATACGGCGAG gTTAAAGCAAAACCAGGAGACCTGATCGAGATCTTCCGTTGGGGCTATCAGCACTGGGCCGTCTACATCGGAGAGAATGAAGTGGTTCATTTAGTTAACGAGG gtggtCAGTCATCTGGCTCGTCGGCAAATCCGAGCAGCAGCACCGGAAAGGTGAAGCGTGAGAAGCTCGCCAAAGTGGTCGGCAATCACCGTTACCAGGTCAACAATCTGCTGGATGACATGTACAAGGCTCGTATGCCTATGACCATAGTGAAGGAGGCCTGTGAGATGGTGGGCAGCGAGCTACAGTACAATGTTGCCACTTACAACTGTGAGCACTTTGCTACCGAGATGCGATACGACAAGGCAGAGTCTCGGCAG tttaaagGAAAACCAGGAGACCTGATCAAGATCTTCCGTGATGGACCCTATCAGCAGTGGGCCGTCTACATCGGAGAGAATGAAGTGGTTCATTTCACTACAGACG gtggtGACTCATCTGGCTCGTCTGAGCTTCTGAGCAGCAGCACCGGAAAGGTGAAGCGTGAGAAGCTCACCGATGTGGTCGGCAATCACCGTCACCAGGTCAACAATCTTCTCGATGACATATACGAGGCTCGTGAGCCTTCCATCATAGTGGAGGAGGCCCGTGCGATGGAGGACAGCGAGTACACAGTTGACACTTACAACTGTGCGCACTTTGCTATCGAGATGCGATACGGCAAGGCAGAGTCTCTGCAG GTTATTAAAGCTTTGATCGCAGGCTTCTCAGCCTTGGCCATCTAA